From a single Seriola aureovittata isolate HTS-2021-v1 ecotype China chromosome 18, ASM2101889v1, whole genome shotgun sequence genomic region:
- the LOC130186589 gene encoding tumor necrosis factor ligand superfamily member 14-like: protein MSPAEVTEEKFLSVHVVESRPGLGQWRVGGAQTLLFLMVSVALCGMAVEACFIYRLYRAESATSASPSKLMAGQEVPPSKPVAHLTDGTDAVHGQQIMAWSMITDPLLYGMNYKNNRLIIQTEGYYYVYSKVFFLDNGVFHHSVSMETQKYTGGSLTLLQSRKYSPGTHQSRSNSYLGGVFRLNADDALYVTVSNTTKIERHGGSENIFGAFMI from the exons ATGAGCCCTGCAGAAGTGACCGAGGAGAAGtttctctctgtgcatgtgGTGGAGAGCCGACCCGGGCTGGGCCAGTGGCGTGTGGGGGGGGCGCAGACCCTGCTCTTCCTGATGGTGAGCGTGGCGTTGTGTGGCATGGCCGTAGAAGCCTGCTTCATCTACCGTCTCTACCGAGCTGAATCT GCCACCTCAGCGTCGCCCTCTAAGCTCATGGCAG GTCAGGAAGTTCCTCCCTCCAAACCAGTGGCACATCTGACAG atGGAACAGATGCAGTTCATGGACAGCAGATCATGGCGTGGAGCATGATCACAGACCCTCTCCTCTATGGAATGAACTACAAAAACAACCGTCTTATCATTCAGACGGAGGGTTATTATTATGTCTATTCAAAGGTTTTCTTCTTAGACAACGGTGTATTTCACCATTCTGTCAGTATGGAGACTCAGAAGTATACTGGGGGAAGTCTGACCCTCCTGCAGTCCAGGAAATACTCCCCAGGGACGCATCAGTCTCGATCCAACAGTTACCTGGGTGGAGTGTTTCGCCTGAACGCAGATGATGCTCTTTACGTGACAGTCAGCAACACCACAAAAATTGAGCGACACGGAGGGTCTGAGAACATCTTTGGTGCATTTATGATATAA